TTTGTCTTCTCTTTGGTTATTACGCGATGATCTTTTGTCCGCACAAAGTTCGTCGACGTCAAGCGAATGGGATCTGTTTTTTCCAGACCATTTGTTCAATTTTCTCAATCGTATACCTCCAGCTCATCGGTCATATCTCCATTGAATTTTCCAGTCGGGGGATCTggaaaattgttgtttgacACATAGATAACGGAATCGGTGTCGTAGTATAAAACACGTTTATCCAACATCTCTAGATATTCGTACAACTTCAAACGGGCCTGTGCTGTAACAAAAGCTGCAATTATCACATTCACAGTGGGCAGAGATTCCACAGCCTCATCGGCGTACTCCCAGTTGATTACAACAGTTTGTTCATTAACTGGGGTTATACTGTTGACATTCTTCGACGGATGCGCAAGGAGATTAAAGCATTCTTGAGGATCGTTGACGATGGTTGTTTGGGGTTGGTTTTCACGTTGTCCAAACTTTCTCCAGAACGAATTCAGCATTAATTTGGCGGGGGATCAAAGACCAGGGTTATTTTCGATGCGTTCCGGTGTTAGTTTCACTTTTTCAGCTTCTTCTAAATCCACCAGATATTGTTGCTGTTTCACTACATCGTTTACGCAATCCGCGGGCCAGCCGGAGGCttcctgtttaattttgatgaatttattcatCCTTTCTGTGAATAAACCCAGCTGACCCGCCGCATGGTTGTATTGACGCGTTTCGTATGTCCTCACTTCAAACACTTCCAGAATCCTGTAGCCTTTTTCCAATGCTTTAAGAACTTCTGCAATTACCCATGTCCCAGTGAACAACCGTTCTTCCTCCATATGGCTACACTCACGTTGTTGTGAACTTTCACCACAGCTGTTGCAAAGGGCGAACATTAACTTTCCCTTCATCCTGACAGGGAGAACGAGGTGGTACAACTGCGTGGgtggtaaaattttacatttcaccATGCCATCTACGGTGGATAAATCAATGTCTTGGGCTGCAGATCCTACATGAATTGTGGGGTGTCCTAGAGGAAATCGGCGGTACTTGCACACAAAAGGGTACAACGAGCATACATCGATGTATTTGATGCGCTCACCCTCGTTACATTTGTAGTATGTAACAGTGTTTCTGTCACGAGGATTCAATGATGATGTTGCCAACACAGGATGGTTTTCGACAAAATCACGCACTTCACAACtctgttttaataatgtgCGGAAGTTACATTCCCACATTTCAATGACTTCAAATCCTAAGTTGTGAAGTCGTAACGATTTCGCATGGTATCCATTTACCTCCTCCAATCGATGTGTCTCGGTGAAATTTGAAACAGCTGGTGCATCCATGGAAGTAACAACCATGAAACTCGAATGCCTGACGCTGCTCCTCACTAAAGCCGTCAACTTTGAGTCCTCCTCCTACCATGTGTTATCGACCTGTACCGGCGTGGTGTATGGTGATTCCTCGTACGTTCTCTTCCCACAACAACCATTGTAAAGCGATAACCGATTGATTATCAGCCATTCGGTAACCACCACGGGGAATAACGGCGATTGTATCGGCTTCCAGATAGTTTCGAGCAAACACCTTATTACACGCTGATGCTATTGTTGTTGCTTCGGTGAATGGACAAACCTTACACTCGTTAAGAAGCATCGATCTAAATGAAAGACAGGCTCTCATTAGTATTTCTACGTCCGACTTGCAATATGCGACGATTTCCTcctggaaattaaaaacatcattcTGATGCTCTTGATGCCAGTTTAAAAACGTATGTCGGTCCTCGGGCTTCATTTGATTCGGACCGTAAAATTCAGCAGATGGTAAAGGATCCACGTATTGCTGATTTTCCAAGTGTGGAAAATAACCCTTCTTAAAGTTTCCAGCAAGACCGAAAGCTTTAGGTAGCTTTGCCAGAgccattggaaaataattcaGCGAGTCCAAAATTCGCACATTTCCCACCTcagccaaaataatttttgtccccCGCATAATTAAGTTTGGCTTGATGTCTGTTTTGGTGAGAATATAGTTCAGGATGGTCGAATGCTTGACCGTTATGCGCAATCACAGTCactcttttgaaaattttcctttgaTTCAGCACaaagttcataaaattttcaatagggTTGTTGATAATTACGTGGGTCCTTACGCcgcatttttcacaaaattccaCTTCTGTATCTAAACAGTTGgaacaacacaatttaaacacacacaatGTGGTTTCATGCACTGCACTGCCGTCGGTCTGAATGGTGTCCTGTCGAGTTTCCAAAtcgtaaaatatgaataataaatcagtaaGACAGGGTTCCTTTGTGTTTGGCTGAATATAACACTGTTGATTTATCTGATGGTGTTTTTTACAGatcttacaaaaaatttcaccACATTCATGCCTACGTTTTCCATCGACAGTTTTAAAGCACCTTTGACACAATCGCAAGTCGGCACACACGTTGGATGTCTTCTTAATACGTAGATGATTTTCCAAACATTTCCGGCTCCTGAAGTGACGATGACAATCCACACACTCTATTTTCTCCTCATCCTCGCACCGTGGTGATTCACGACAGTACGGACAAATCCCACTGCAACGATGGTTGACGCGTGTATTGAATGGGAGATTACATTCTTCGCAGAAGTAATTGCAGGAAAACGCAGAGGTTAACGATACAATCGCGTTGTAATGTTCTTTGTGGAGTAGAAAATTAAGGGTTGGTCCTTCACTTTGTCCTTTAAAAATCACCTCTCGTCCACTGGCACCGTACTTGAACACTGTAATTCTGTATTCGTACCCTGTGGAATGCTTGCAACTCCTAAATCCCGGCACCCTCCGCGGGAATATCAACACCCGCTTTCTGGCACAGTTCCATAGCTCGTATTCCTTGTAGTTGTCCAATGTCCCGGCGAACCTATACGAATTGTGGATCACTAGTCAGTTTCGCGATTAACACTACAAGTGCCCTTGGCAAGTAAAGGTtatcagaattttttataacaataatacctCTTCTTGCAGCACATTCTTCTTcgaaactattatattttgttttctgggCACGCCCCATACCCACCGGCATCTTAATAATCGTCACTTTTATCTGATAGGTTTCAGTGTTCACGCCAGCTGAATTAGATTGGTATACTGATTGCACCAAATCGAGCACCTCATCAGCGGACACTGAATGCCGTGGTTTGAAGCGTGCCCAGGCTTCACCGCGACCAAGTTCACTACCAAAAAACGAAAACCCGACGCGATCCTCAGGATTGAGTCCCTCCAAAGAATGTTGAACAATGAAGTTATTGCATTGCGTATCCAATTCGCTGGATGAATGTTCTCCGGAACgtggttaattttaaaggaaacagCTCGCTGGATTATGTTAAAACGGCCAGTCGATTGTTCAACATCGTCTATAACTTGAAAtgcttgttgttgttgttgtggttgttgttgttgttgttcttgCGATTCAATCTCATCTATTATGTGTAAACTCAAGTTCTAGGACTCATCATCATTATCTACAACGTAGGATTCATCTTttggcaaaaatataaataaattaatcaatctaCCATTGTTTGGTGTCAAGCCAAGTTCATCTATAACGTAGAAAATGATGTCTGAAGATTCAagattattatcatcattatcattcgCAAAGTGGAATGCGTTGTTTTCTGTAATAAacgcaaataaataaataaaaaataaataaaaacaacttaaCCATGATAGCAGAATAAAAAGGTGAAGTagaagtctaaaaataaaataataaatacgaacaaaaatattcgtgAGGTTGATAAACAGAGCTATTCTTTCAAATAACAGTCAACAGTGTTAGTAAACTGATGGTTGATgtaagaatatgaaaatgagAGCAGAAGAGTCTAAATATAAAACCCTGTACCACCACCATCCCTACCATTACATTTCGAATGTGGGGGCGTTTCTTCTAGGGTGGTGATTTTTACACTTCAttaggtggtggtggtggtttcTTTTTATCTATTTGGAGGGAGTGGATGGTTACTTGTGGGTGGTTGACAACAAGTATTTGGAAATGAGCATAcattcatcaattttaaactatcaaatattttacaaagcaATAATCAGAAATACATTCAAATCTCTGGATCATTTCATGGAGGGTTGCAGTTGTCCTATCTGGAACTTCAACAAGAAAGCATTTCCCTGTCCCTCTTTCGATTCCTCCAAATACCTATTTTGCCTCAGTCCGCTGACCTCTATTTGCGgtgaaaaaatttgaattcattAATGTTCACCGTTTTGGACTCGAGTGTTTCCTCATCAAAACCCCCAATAACATTGTTAATGAGGTGCTGCTAACAAATTTTCTGACAAAAAGAACATGATTGATCCAAGATGAGTCTCCTTCTTAATATCTTCCTATGGTATTTCTCTGCTCCGACAATAAATGACAATCATCGATTGCAGCAAACTAAGTTTGCTGTTAGCAAAAAAGACCCAtgcctaaataaaaattagtaattatttacaataagatTCAGTTTCACCTTTCAACCGTCTATTCcacttgaatatttattaagacatAGTAATATCACATAAATCGCTCTTCTTGCCACCTACTCCATCATTTCCTTTTTAGATTCGAGGAAATTTCTTAATGTAtgatcttcaattttaatttcttcaatagTGGGGACTTTGTCAACAATTTCTGCTGgcaccatttttatttaaatccttaaaaaactaaacaatttcgtttcaaaattattattagtcatAGCtgctattataattaaaataaaaatatgaatacccAAAAATACTAAACTAAAACTGTAGCACAATCTGAAATAGttgaaataagtttaataatataatatataaataaattaattttttacttcccaacaaatttaatataataccaaATCAAACGAGAACATAGCAGTGTCATTACCGTCAGAagggtgtgtgtgtgtgtgacgGGCAAACAAACGTAATTGTGTTAAGTTTCGGCAGCGATAATACCGAGACATAATGGAAGGACTTGTGCGATCAGCACATACTCGCCTTTATTAAAACGCAAAtagtaaatagtatttttattgcaaCTAGACATCGTGGCAAAATTGACATAACCTCAATAATTAACTCCAACATTCGTGTCGTGTTTGGGGGGCAACCTGTGGGTTGCTTAGTTTCGCCAGTAGCAACTAGCGAAATACTTGCTTAATTTAGGTTGTAACCTGGGTTACTTTCTAATTAAGCAAGTTCTACAAACTTTTTTAAGTTGTAGTGTTGTGTTCAGTGTTTGTGCAGTACCGCTATGAAGTCTAGCGGTAATAATCGATCGCGAAAGTTGGGAGGGTGTTCTCCACCTGCCCACGACGCTCCTCGCCGGAAGTGCTTGCCCGGCCCACCAAGAAATCCCAACTCAAGGGTCGCATCTGTGAGTTGGAGGATCCACTGAGGGTGCAGGCGGCGCTGGTTGAGAGTCTCCAGC
This genomic interval from Aethina tumida isolate Nest 87 chromosome 8, icAetTumi1.1, whole genome shotgun sequence contains the following:
- the LOC126266384 gene encoding uncharacterized protein LOC126266384, with protein sequence MRLNRKNNNNNNHNNNNKHFNELDTQCNNFIVQHSLEGLNPEDRVGFSFFGSELGRGEAWARFKPRHSVSADEVLDLVQSVYQSNSAGVNTETYQIKVTIIKMPVGMGRAQKTKYNSFEEECAARRVIHNSYRFAGTLDNYKEYELWNCARKRVLIFPRRVPGFRSCKHSTGYEYRITVFKYGASGREHSTILNYILTKTDIKPNLIMRGTKIILAEVGNVRILDSLNYFPMALAKLPKAFGLAGNFKKGYFPHLENQQYVDPLPSAEFYGPNQMKPEDRHTFLNWHQEHQNDVFNFQEEIVAYCKSDVEILMRACLSFRSMLLNECKVCPFTEATTIASACNKVFARNYLEADTIAVIPRGGYRMADNQSVIALQWLLWEENVRGITIHHAGTVRSSVRHSSFMVVTSMDAPAVSNFTETHRLEEVNGYHAKSLRLHNLGFEVIEMWECNFRTLLKQSCEVRDFVENHPVLATSSLNPRDRNTVTYYKCNEGERIKYIDVCSLYPFVCKYRRFPLGHPTIHVGSAAQDIDLSTVDGMVKCKILPPTQLYHLVLPVRMKGKLMFALCNSCGESSQQRECSHMEEERLFTGTWVIAEVLKALEKGYRILEVFEVRTYETRQYNHAAGQLGLFTERMNKFIKIKQEASGWPADCVNDVVKQQQYLVDLEEAEKVKLTPERIENNPGL